A window of Fusarium falciforme chromosome 1, complete sequence genomic DNA:
AGATCGTCAAGCAGACCATGTACGATCATGACTTGGCCAAGCCCTTGAAGATGAACCAGGACGGCTACGCTGAAGAGATGGGCGATCCCTTCCAGCAGATTGCAAACTACCATCTCGACGTTCTTGCCGATGGACTACATTGCCAATTAGTTACTCCGCATTCAGAGTATAACAATGAGCCTGATATCTACCgagcccaagaagctcgagagATTCTCTCCTCAGTCTATGACGAAGACCCAGAGTCGTTCCGGCCAGACATCTTTGACCAAATATCACTGGGCAAGAAGCTACTCAAGCGGCACGACCTCGAGCAGACCATCTTCCGTATGCTCCTGGACAACCACCACTTCTTTCATTACTTTCGTTCGGCGTCCCGCCCCACGGACCCTGTCAACGACCCCTTCCGCAAGCTTACCCAGCGCATCGACCGTGTGCTCCGGGACCTGGACGCAGATCAGTCGCCGGCAGGGTCCGAGTCCCCTCGCGACGTCCCCTGGGCAGCCTCTCACATCCTTGGCTGCGTCCGTCGCATGCGCCACGAGATTTACACGCGCGACAGCCCACTCTCGGCGCGCGAGGCCCTGTCTGCCGCCCGCAGCCTCGTCCACATCCTGGACTCGGTTGTGGCCCGCAACCgcgaccaaggccaagcgagCGCCCCACGCGTCGACCGCAATCTGTATCTGCGCCTCGTGGGCGATCGTGATCAAGA
This region includes:
- a CDS encoding SWIM-type domain-containing protein produces the protein MSAPVSRFSRLSLESMPPETRSRTRAQSLSAESEQPYRDDESSSSSSGSELDSDSSDFDDDSSEFDDAEPSAIRSPTKLTYTVDHLPEATQETVRDTFKEPPRIALQKCRRINNTYAFQMTELVTRSIRIRAPENGISNLSCSCRNDGQPCEHLLWLLDQIVKQTMYDHDLAKPLKMNQDGYAEEMGDPFQQIANYHLDVLADGLHCQLVTPHSEYNNEPDIYRAQEAREILSSVYDEDPESFRPDIFDQISLGKKLLKRHDLEQTIFRMLLDNHHFFHYFRSASRPTDPVNDPFRKLTQRIDRVLRDLDADQSPAGSESPRDVPWAASHILGCVRRMRHEIYTRDSPLSAREALSAARSLVHILDSVVARNRDQGQASAPRVDRNLYLRLVGDRDQDFILNVLNLIPEAASQFLHNLEAILERIELYGAPAGYVERYRAMLGRLRASSTGSGLKRSVRQTGGRRTKRVR